In a genomic window of Amycolatopsis japonica:
- a CDS encoding aldehyde dehydrogenase family protein: protein MTTFEVINPATEEVVRSVEPTSAEETDAAIARAHAAFPAWRAVAPGDRARLLRRFADAVDADIEHLAALEVANAGHTIGNARWEAGNVRDVLTYYSASPERLSGKQIPVPGGVNMTFHEPLGVVGVIVPWNFPMPIAGWGFAPALAAGNTVVLKPAELTPLTAIRLGELAREAGIPEDVFQVLPGKGSVVGQRFVDHPAVRKVVFTGSTEVGKQIMAGCAAQVKRVTLELGGKNANIVFADADLEKAAATAPYGVFDNAGQDCCARSLILVQSSVYEKFMELLEPAVNGVVVGDPRLEVTEMGPLISAGHHAKVSSYVDDSAPVAFRGNAPVGPGYWFAPTVVTPPDLRHPLASDEIFGPVVAVVPFDGESDAVTMANQTEYGLSGSIWTRDVGRAFRVARGVEAGNLSVNSHSSVRYWTPFGGFKQSGLGRELGPDAVDAFTETKNVFISTEE from the coding sequence ATGACCACGTTCGAGGTGATCAACCCCGCCACCGAGGAGGTGGTGAGGTCGGTCGAACCGACCTCGGCCGAGGAGACCGACGCGGCCATCGCCCGCGCGCACGCGGCGTTCCCCGCCTGGCGCGCGGTGGCCCCCGGCGACCGGGCGCGGCTGCTGCGCCGGTTCGCCGACGCCGTCGACGCCGACATCGAGCACCTCGCCGCGCTGGAGGTCGCCAACGCCGGCCACACGATCGGCAACGCGCGCTGGGAGGCGGGCAACGTCCGCGACGTGCTGACGTACTACTCGGCATCGCCCGAACGGCTGAGCGGCAAGCAGATCCCGGTGCCCGGTGGCGTGAACATGACGTTCCACGAGCCGCTGGGCGTGGTCGGGGTGATCGTGCCGTGGAACTTCCCGATGCCCATCGCTGGCTGGGGGTTCGCGCCGGCGCTCGCCGCCGGGAACACCGTCGTGCTCAAACCCGCCGAGCTCACCCCGCTCACCGCGATCCGCCTCGGCGAACTCGCCCGCGAGGCGGGGATCCCCGAAGACGTCTTCCAGGTGCTTCCCGGCAAGGGATCCGTGGTGGGGCAGCGTTTCGTGGACCATCCGGCGGTGCGGAAGGTGGTGTTCACCGGCTCCACCGAGGTCGGCAAGCAGATCATGGCGGGCTGCGCCGCGCAGGTGAAGCGGGTGACCCTGGAACTCGGCGGCAAGAACGCGAACATCGTGTTCGCCGACGCCGACTTGGAGAAGGCCGCGGCCACCGCGCCGTACGGCGTCTTCGACAACGCCGGGCAGGACTGCTGCGCGCGGTCGCTGATCCTGGTGCAGTCGAGCGTGTACGAGAAGTTCATGGAGCTGCTGGAACCCGCCGTGAACGGTGTCGTCGTCGGGGATCCGCGGCTGGAGGTCACCGAGATGGGCCCGCTGATCTCGGCGGGGCATCACGCGAAGGTGTCGTCCTATGTGGACGATTCCGCGCCGGTCGCCTTCCGGGGCAACGCGCCCGTCGGCCCCGGGTACTGGTTCGCGCCGACCGTCGTCACCCCGCCGGATCTGCGGCATCCGCTGGCCTCGGACGAGATCTTCGGCCCGGTCGTCGCGGTGGTCCCGTTCGACGGGGAGTCGGACGCGGTGACCATGGCGAACCAGACCGAATACGGGCTGTCCGGCTCGATCTGGACCCGCGACGTCGGCCGCGCCTTCCGCGTCGCGCGCGGCGTCGAAGCCGGGAACCTGTCGGTCAACTCGCATTCGTCCGTCCGGTACTGGACGCCGTTCGGCGGATTCAAGCAGTCCGGGCTGGGCCGTGAGCTGGGTCCGGACGCCGTCGACGCCTTCACCGAGACCAAAAACGTCTTCATCAGCACGGAGGAATAG
- a CDS encoding 3-oxoacyl-ACP reductase, whose protein sequence is MVQRFEGRVAVITGGSSGIGLATARRLASEGAKVVIGDISAEAGKAAADEVGGLFVQADVTDAEQVEALFQTTVDTFGSVDVAFNNAGISPPEDDSILTTGIDAWEKVQKVNLTSVYLCCKAVLPHMQRQGKGSIINTASFVAVMGAATSQISYTASKGGVLAMSRELGVQFARENIRVNALCPGPVNTPLLKELFAKDPERAARRLVHVPVGRFAEPEEIAGAVAFLASDDASFITASQFLVDGGISGAYVTPL, encoded by the coding sequence ATGGTTCAGCGTTTCGAAGGCCGCGTCGCCGTCATCACCGGCGGCAGCAGCGGGATCGGCCTCGCCACCGCGCGGCGGCTGGCGAGCGAAGGCGCGAAGGTCGTCATCGGCGACATCTCCGCCGAGGCGGGCAAGGCCGCGGCCGATGAGGTCGGCGGCCTGTTCGTGCAGGCCGACGTCACCGACGCCGAGCAGGTCGAGGCCCTGTTCCAGACCACTGTGGACACCTTCGGCTCGGTCGACGTCGCGTTCAACAACGCCGGTATCTCCCCGCCCGAGGACGATTCGATCCTCACCACGGGCATCGACGCGTGGGAGAAGGTGCAGAAGGTCAACCTGACGTCGGTGTACCTGTGCTGCAAGGCGGTCCTGCCGCATATGCAGCGGCAGGGGAAGGGCTCGATCATCAACACGGCGTCGTTCGTCGCGGTGATGGGCGCGGCGACGTCGCAGATCTCGTACACCGCGTCCAAGGGCGGGGTGCTGGCGATGAGCCGGGAACTGGGCGTGCAGTTCGCGCGGGAGAACATCCGGGTGAACGCGCTGTGCCCGGGTCCGGTGAACACGCCGCTGCTCAAGGAACTGTTCGCGAAGGACCCCGAGCGGGCCGCGCGGCGGCTGGTGCACGTGCCGGTCGGTCGGTTCGCGGAGCCGGAGGAGATCGCGGGCGCGGTCGCGTTCCTGGCGAGCGACGACGCCTCGTTCATCACCGCTTCGCAGTTCCTGGTGGACGGCGGCATCTCGGGCGCCTACGTCACGCCGCTCTGA
- the gcvP gene encoding aminomethyl-transferring glycine dehydrogenase — protein MTSTSFDDRHIGPSESEQAKMLAEVGFGSLDALVQAAVPSAIRVTRDLDLPPAASEEDAIAELRALAALNKPMTQMIGLGFHDTVTPAVIRRNVLENPAWYTAYTPYQPEISQGRLEALLNFQTMVSELAGLATANASLLDESTAVAEAVMLMRRASKAKSNKVVLDAECLPQTIAVVRTRAEAMGVEVEVRDLLTGLPEEFFGVVVQYPGASGVLRGAGFYSAISETAKAAGALYTVAADLLALTLITAPGEFGADIAAGSTQRFGVPLGYGGPHAGFMAVRAGLERSLPGRLVGVSVDADGNPAYRLALQTREQHIRREKATSNICTAQVLPAVLAAMYAVYHGPDGLKRIATRVHELAAGLAGALREGGVEVVHEGFFDTVLARMPGQAEAVVAVARENGINLGPVDADHVRIAVDEVTTPAIIAKVLNAFGVDTPAADAQALPAGLGRQSEYLTHEVFHSHRSETAMLRYLRSLSDLDYALDRGMIPLGSCTMKLNATTEMEPISWREFAGIHPFAPADQAEGYHTLVEQLSGWLAEVTGYDKVSLQPNAGSQGELAGLLAIRAYHHANGQTEREVCLIPSSAHGTNAASAVMAGMRVVVVKCTDEGNVDLEDLRAKVEANRDTLSAIMVTYPSTHGVYENGIDELAKIVHDAGGQVYVDGANLNALLGLAKPGEFGGDVSHLNLHKTFCIPHGGGGPGVGPVAVRAHLAPYLPNHPLLEKAGPETGVGPISAAPYGSASILPISWAYVRMMGAGGLTAATQVAVLAANYVAKRLNQHYPVLYTGQDGLVAHECILDLRGLTKETGVSVDDVAKRLIDYGFHAPTMSFPVAGTLMVEPTESEDLGEIDRFIAAMIAIRAEIDAVAQGKWAADNSPLRNAPHTAETLVGDWDLPYDRELAVYPAGVNRKSKYWPPVRRIDGARGDRNLVCSCPPLNAYEN, from the coding sequence TTGACCAGTACGTCCTTCGACGACCGGCACATCGGCCCCTCGGAGTCCGAGCAGGCCAAGATGCTCGCCGAGGTCGGCTTCGGCAGTCTCGATGCCCTGGTGCAGGCCGCGGTGCCGTCCGCGATCCGCGTCACCCGCGACCTCGACCTTCCCCCCGCCGCGTCCGAAGAGGACGCCATCGCCGAGCTTCGCGCGCTCGCCGCGCTCAACAAGCCGATGACGCAGATGATCGGCCTCGGCTTCCACGACACGGTCACCCCGGCGGTCATCCGCCGCAACGTGCTGGAGAACCCGGCCTGGTACACGGCGTACACGCCGTATCAGCCGGAGATCTCGCAGGGCCGTCTCGAAGCCCTCCTCAACTTCCAGACCATGGTCTCCGAGCTGGCCGGTCTCGCCACCGCGAACGCCTCCCTGCTCGACGAGTCCACCGCAGTCGCCGAGGCCGTCATGCTGATGCGCCGCGCGTCGAAGGCGAAGTCGAACAAGGTCGTCCTCGACGCCGAGTGCCTACCGCAGACCATCGCCGTCGTCCGCACCCGCGCCGAGGCCATGGGCGTCGAGGTCGAGGTCCGCGACCTGCTCACCGGCCTGCCGGAGGAGTTCTTCGGCGTCGTCGTCCAGTACCCGGGCGCTTCCGGCGTGCTGCGCGGCGCGGGCTTTTACTCCGCCATCTCCGAGACCGCGAAGGCCGCCGGCGCGCTGTACACCGTCGCCGCCGACCTGCTCGCCCTCACCCTGATCACCGCGCCGGGTGAGTTCGGCGCCGACATCGCCGCCGGTTCCACCCAGCGCTTCGGCGTCCCGCTCGGCTACGGCGGCCCGCACGCCGGGTTCATGGCCGTCCGCGCCGGGCTCGAGCGCTCGCTCCCGGGTCGCCTGGTCGGCGTCTCGGTCGACGCCGACGGCAACCCCGCGTACCGCCTCGCCCTGCAGACCCGCGAGCAGCACATCCGCCGCGAGAAGGCCACCTCCAACATCTGTACCGCGCAGGTCCTGCCCGCCGTGCTCGCCGCGATGTACGCGGTCTACCACGGTCCGGACGGCCTCAAGCGCATCGCGACCCGCGTCCACGAACTCGCCGCCGGACTGGCGGGAGCCCTCCGCGAGGGCGGCGTCGAGGTCGTCCACGAGGGCTTCTTCGACACGGTCCTCGCCCGCATGCCCGGACAGGCCGAAGCGGTCGTCGCGGTCGCGCGCGAGAACGGGATCAACCTCGGCCCGGTCGACGCCGACCACGTCCGCATCGCGGTCGACGAGGTCACCACGCCCGCGATCATCGCCAAGGTGCTCAACGCGTTCGGCGTCGACACCCCCGCGGCCGACGCCCAGGCCCTGCCCGCCGGTCTCGGCCGCCAGAGCGAGTACCTCACCCACGAGGTCTTCCACTCACACCGCTCCGAGACCGCGATGCTGCGCTACCTGCGGAGCCTTTCGGACCTCGACTACGCGCTCGACCGCGGCATGATCCCGCTCGGCTCCTGCACGATGAAGCTCAACGCCACCACGGAGATGGAGCCGATCAGCTGGCGCGAGTTCGCGGGGATCCACCCGTTCGCGCCCGCCGACCAGGCCGAGGGCTACCACACCCTGGTCGAGCAGCTGTCGGGCTGGCTGGCCGAGGTCACCGGCTACGACAAGGTGTCGCTGCAGCCGAACGCCGGCAGCCAGGGCGAGCTCGCCGGTCTGCTCGCGATCCGCGCGTACCACCACGCCAACGGCCAGACCGAACGCGAGGTCTGCCTGATCCCGTCGTCCGCGCACGGCACGAACGCCGCCTCCGCGGTGATGGCCGGGATGCGCGTCGTCGTGGTCAAGTGCACCGACGAGGGCAACGTCGACCTCGAAGACCTGCGGGCCAAGGTCGAGGCCAACCGCGACACGCTGTCCGCGATCATGGTCACGTACCCGTCCACGCACGGCGTGTACGAGAACGGCATCGACGAGCTGGCCAAGATCGTCCACGACGCGGGCGGCCAGGTCTACGTCGACGGCGCGAACCTCAACGCGCTGCTCGGGCTCGCCAAGCCGGGTGAGTTCGGCGGCGACGTCTCGCACCTGAACCTGCACAAGACCTTCTGCATCCCGCACGGCGGCGGCGGCCCCGGCGTCGGCCCGGTCGCGGTCCGCGCGCACCTCGCGCCGTACCTGCCGAACCACCCGCTGCTGGAGAAGGCCGGTCCCGAAACCGGGGTCGGCCCGATCAGCGCCGCCCCGTACGGCTCGGCGTCGATCCTGCCGATCTCGTGGGCGTACGTCCGCATGATGGGCGCGGGCGGGCTCACCGCCGCGACGCAGGTCGCCGTGCTCGCCGCGAACTACGTGGCCAAGCGCCTCAACCAGCACTACCCGGTGCTCTACACCGGACAGGACGGCCTGGTCGCGCACGAGTGCATCCTCGACCTGCGCGGGCTCACCAAGGAGACCGGCGTCAGCGTCGACGACGTCGCGAAGCGCCTGATCGACTATGGCTTCCACGCCCCGACCATGTCCTTCCCGGTCGCGGGCACGCTGATGGTCGAGCCGACCGAATCCGAGGACCTCGGCGAGATCGACCGCTTCATCGCGGCGATGATCGCCATCCGCGCGGAGATCGACGCCGTCGCGCAGGGCAAGTGGGCCGCGGACAACAGCCCGCTGCGCAACGCCCCGCACACCGCCGAGACCCTCGTCGGCGACTGGGACCTGCCCTACGACCGCGAACTGGCGGTGTACCCCGCCGGAGTGAACCGCAAGTCCAAGTACTGGCCTCCGGTGCGCCGCATCGACGGTGCGCGCGGGGACCGTAACCTCGTCTGCTCCTGCCCGCCGCTCAACGCCTACGAGAACTGA
- the gcvT gene encoding glycine cleavage system aminomethyltransferase GcvT: protein MSKETSLHGVHKGLGALFTDFAGWSMPIRYSSELAEHKAVREAAGLFDLSHMAEIEVTGPQAADTLDFALVGNLSGVKPGRARYTMICDENGGVLDDLVVYRLADEKFLVVANAGNAAVVAEALAERVSGFDAVVENKSEDVALIAVQGPKAVEILGAVTDADLGALKYYASVPAVVKGHDVLLARTGYTGEDGFELYVPAGEAPAVWRILTEAGEPHGLLPAGLACRDTLRLEAGMPLYGNELSLQLSPFEAGLGRVVKFEKPNDFVGKAALEELSKKDVPRVRVGLKGSGRRAPRHGYTVLAGETEIGEVTSGALSPTLGYPIAMAYVDREHSEPGTELSVDIRGRIEPVEVVALPFYSRA from the coding sequence ATGTCGAAAGAGACGTCCCTGCACGGAGTCCACAAAGGACTGGGTGCGCTGTTCACCGATTTCGCGGGCTGGTCGATGCCGATCCGCTATTCCAGCGAACTGGCGGAGCACAAGGCGGTCCGCGAGGCCGCCGGTCTGTTCGACCTCTCGCATATGGCCGAGATCGAGGTGACCGGCCCGCAGGCCGCCGACACCCTCGACTTCGCGCTGGTCGGCAACCTGTCCGGCGTCAAGCCGGGCCGGGCGCGCTACACGATGATCTGCGACGAGAACGGCGGCGTGCTGGACGACCTGGTCGTCTACCGCCTCGCCGACGAGAAGTTCCTGGTCGTGGCCAACGCGGGCAACGCCGCCGTGGTGGCCGAAGCGCTGGCCGAGCGGGTCTCGGGTTTCGACGCGGTCGTCGAGAACAAGTCCGAGGACGTCGCGCTGATCGCCGTCCAGGGTCCGAAGGCCGTCGAGATCCTCGGCGCCGTCACCGACGCCGACCTGGGCGCGCTCAAGTACTACGCGAGCGTCCCGGCCGTGGTGAAGGGTCACGACGTCCTGCTGGCCCGCACCGGCTACACCGGCGAGGACGGCTTCGAGCTGTACGTCCCGGCCGGTGAGGCACCCGCCGTCTGGCGCATCCTCACCGAGGCCGGCGAGCCGCACGGCCTGCTCCCGGCGGGCCTCGCCTGCCGCGACACCCTGCGTCTCGAAGCCGGAATGCCGTTGTACGGCAACGAACTCAGCCTCCAGCTGAGCCCGTTCGAGGCCGGTCTCGGCCGGGTGGTCAAGTTCGAGAAGCCGAACGACTTCGTCGGCAAGGCCGCGCTCGAAGAGCTGTCCAAGAAGGACGTTCCCCGGGTCCGCGTCGGGCTCAAGGGCTCCGGCCGCCGCGCGCCGCGTCACGGCTACACCGTCCTGGCGGGCGAGACCGAGATCGGCGAGGTCACCAGCGGTGCCCTCTCGCCGACGCTGGGTTACCCGATCGCCATGGCCTACGTGGACCGGGAGCACTCCGAGCCCGGCACCGAGCTTTCCGTCGACATCCGGGGCCGTATCGAGCCCGTCGAGGTCGTCGCCCTGCCCTTCTACTCCCGCGCCTGA
- the gcvH gene encoding glycine cleavage system protein GcvH translates to MSIPQDLKYTKEHEWLNVADGVATVGITAFAAESLGDIVFVQLPSVGDTVTAGEVFGEVESTKSVSELYAPVDGEVVEVNEATTDTPELINSDPYAEGWLLKVRLTGDVPALLDAQAYAVLTQEN, encoded by the coding sequence ATGAGCATCCCCCAGGACCTGAAGTACACGAAGGAACACGAGTGGCTGAACGTCGCCGACGGCGTCGCCACCGTGGGCATCACCGCCTTCGCCGCCGAGTCGCTCGGTGACATCGTGTTCGTCCAGCTCCCCTCGGTCGGCGACACCGTCACCGCGGGCGAGGTGTTCGGCGAGGTCGAGTCCACCAAATCGGTCAGCGAGCTGTACGCACCGGTGGACGGCGAGGTCGTCGAGGTGAACGAGGCCACAACGGACACCCCCGAGCTCATCAACTCGGACCCGTACGCCGAAGGATGGCTCCTGAAGGTGCGTCTGACCGGCGACGTGCCCGCCCTGCTCGACGCCCAGGCGTACGCCGTCTTGACCCAGGAGAACTGA
- the glyA gene encoding serine hydroxymethyltransferase — translation MFNAALSDVDPEVATAVAAELDRQQSTLEMIASENFAPVGVLEAQGSVLTNKYAEGYPGRRYYGGCEHVDVIEQLAIDRAKALFGAEHANVQPHSGAQANAAAMVSVLNPGDTILGLDLAHGGHLTHGMKINFSGKLYNVVAYHVDKETGIVDIEEIERLAKEHKPKLIIAGWSAYPRQLDFAEFRRIADEVGAKVMVDMAHFAGLVAAGLHPSPVPYADIVTTTTHKTLGGPRGGIILSRQELAKKINSAVFPGQQGGPLEHVIAAKAVALKIAASEEFRERQQRVLEGAKILADRLSRTDCSEAGVRVLTGGTDVHLVLVDLVNSTLDGQQAEDRLHSVGITVNRNAVPFDPRPPMVTSGLRIGTPALATRGFGAEDFAEVADIIAEALRPDFDEDLRQSLAARVELLAKKHPLYADLGR, via the coding sequence ATGTTCAACGCTGCCCTGTCCGATGTGGACCCCGAGGTCGCCACCGCCGTCGCGGCCGAACTCGACCGGCAGCAGTCGACCCTGGAGATGATCGCCTCGGAGAACTTCGCCCCGGTGGGCGTGCTCGAGGCGCAGGGTTCGGTGCTGACGAACAAGTACGCCGAGGGCTACCCCGGCCGCCGCTACTACGGCGGTTGCGAGCACGTCGACGTCATCGAGCAGCTGGCGATCGACCGCGCGAAGGCGCTCTTCGGCGCCGAGCACGCCAACGTCCAGCCGCATTCGGGCGCGCAGGCCAACGCCGCCGCGATGGTCTCGGTGCTCAACCCCGGCGACACCATCCTCGGTCTCGACCTCGCCCACGGCGGGCACCTGACCCACGGGATGAAGATCAACTTCTCGGGCAAGCTCTACAACGTCGTCGCGTACCACGTCGACAAAGAGACCGGGATCGTCGACATCGAGGAGATCGAGCGCCTCGCCAAGGAGCACAAGCCGAAGCTGATCATCGCAGGCTGGTCGGCGTACCCGCGTCAGCTCGACTTCGCCGAGTTCCGCCGTATCGCCGACGAGGTCGGCGCGAAGGTCATGGTCGACATGGCGCACTTCGCCGGTCTGGTCGCCGCCGGGCTGCACCCGAGCCCGGTGCCCTACGCCGACATCGTCACCACGACCACGCACAAGACCCTCGGCGGTCCGCGCGGCGGCATCATCCTGTCCCGTCAGGAACTCGCCAAGAAGATCAACTCGGCGGTGTTCCCCGGTCAGCAGGGCGGCCCGCTGGAGCACGTCATCGCCGCCAAGGCCGTCGCGCTCAAGATCGCCGCGAGCGAGGAGTTCCGCGAGCGTCAGCAGCGCGTGCTCGAAGGCGCGAAGATCCTGGCCGACCGCCTGTCGCGCACGGACTGCAGCGAGGCCGGCGTCCGCGTGCTGACCGGCGGGACCGACGTGCACCTGGTGCTCGTCGATCTGGTCAACTCCACTTTGGACGGTCAGCAGGCCGAGGACCGGCTGCACTCGGTCGGTATCACGGTCAACCGCAACGCCGTCCCGTTCGACCCGCGTCCGCCGATGGTCACCTCCGGCCTGCGGATCGGCACCCCGGCGCTGGCGACCCGCGGCTTCGGTGCCGAGGACTTCGCCGAGGTGGCCGACATCATCGCCGAGGCGCTGCGCCCGGACTTCGACGAGGACCTGCGCCAGTCGCTGGCCGCCCGGGTCGAACTGCTGGCCAAGAAGCACCCGCTGTACGCGGACCTCGGCCGATGA
- the lipA gene encoding lipoyl synthase, giving the protein MSALPEGRKLLRLEVRNAQTPIEKKPPWIKTRARMGPEFTELKGLVKREGLHTVCEEAGCPNIYECWEDREATFLIGGDQCTRRCDFCQIDTGKPEALDRTEPRKVAESVQAMGLRYSTVTGVARDDLEDGGAWLYAETVRQIHALNPGTGVELLIPDFNADPDQLAEVFGSRPEVLAHNVETVPRIFKRIRPGFRYARSLEVITKAREAGLVTKSNLILGMGETPEEVAPAMKDLVDAGCEILTITQYLRPSPRHHPVDRWVKPEEFVEHSKAAEAMGFAGVMAGPLVRSSYRAGRLFAQTKAHRGEALSENLAHLAAEGPAAQEASSLLAR; this is encoded by the coding sequence ATGAGCGCGCTCCCCGAGGGGCGCAAACTTCTCCGGCTGGAAGTCCGCAACGCGCAGACCCCGATCGAGAAGAAGCCGCCGTGGATCAAGACCCGTGCGCGCATGGGTCCGGAATTCACGGAGCTCAAGGGCTTGGTCAAGCGTGAAGGCCTCCACACCGTCTGCGAAGAAGCCGGCTGTCCCAACATCTACGAGTGCTGGGAAGACCGTGAGGCGACGTTCCTGATCGGCGGTGACCAGTGCACGCGCCGGTGTGACTTCTGTCAGATCGACACGGGCAAGCCGGAGGCGCTGGACCGGACCGAGCCGCGCAAGGTGGCGGAGTCGGTGCAGGCCATGGGCTTGCGCTACTCGACGGTGACCGGTGTCGCGCGCGACGATCTGGAGGACGGTGGTGCGTGGCTGTACGCAGAGACCGTCCGTCAGATCCACGCGCTGAACCCCGGCACCGGTGTCGAGTTGTTGATCCCGGACTTCAACGCGGATCCGGACCAGCTGGCCGAGGTCTTCGGTTCGCGCCCGGAGGTTCTGGCGCACAACGTGGAGACGGTGCCGCGGATCTTCAAGCGCATCCGGCCCGGCTTCCGGTACGCGCGGTCGCTGGAAGTCATCACGAAGGCTCGTGAGGCCGGTCTGGTGACGAAGTCGAACCTGATCCTCGGCATGGGCGAGACCCCCGAAGAGGTCGCGCCCGCGATGAAGGACCTGGTCGACGCAGGCTGCGAGATCCTCACGATCACCCAGTACCTGCGCCCGTCACCGCGCCACCACCCCGTGGACCGCTGGGTCAAACCGGAGGAGTTCGTCGAGCATTCGAAGGCAGCCGAAGCGATGGGCTTCGCTGGTGTGATGGCCGGGCCGCTCGTACGCTCGTCGTATCGGGCCGGTCGCCTGTTCGCCCAGACGAAGGCCCACCGCGGCGAAGCGCTGTCGGAGAATTTGGCCCATCTCGCCGCCGAAGGGCCCGCGGCCCAAGAGGCCAGCTCACTGCTGGCCAGATAG
- a CDS encoding L-serine ammonia-lyase → MAISVFDLFSIGIGPSSSHTVGPMRAALTFVDGLAADGDLTATARVQSELFGSLGATGFGHGSDKAVLLGLSGERPEEIDTDTVPGKIAAIRESCRLKVRGEHEIVFTEDTDLTMHRRKSLPAHPNGMIFRAFDADGKVLRERTYYSVGGGFVRDESYETDTVVVEDSTKLEFPFRTGADLLKHCEDTGLSISEVMLRNELAWRTREEIREGLLEIWQVMVECVRNGCEHEGVLPGGLKVPRRAKALHEKLLAEDGVGDPLYAMDWVSLYALAVNEENAAGGRVVTAPTNGAAGIIPAVLHYYQRFIRGSSDDGIVTFMLTAGAIGSILKQTGSISGAEVGCQGEVGSASAMAAAGLTEVLGGSPAQVENAAEIGVEHHLGLTCDPVGGLVQIPCIERNAVGASKAIHAARMAMRGDGSHVVTLDKAIKTMRETGADMSVKYKETARGGLAVNVIEC, encoded by the coding sequence ATGGCGATCAGCGTCTTCGACCTGTTTTCGATCGGCATCGGCCCCTCCAGCTCCCACACGGTGGGCCCGATGCGGGCCGCACTGACCTTTGTGGACGGTCTGGCGGCCGACGGTGACCTCACCGCGACGGCACGCGTCCAGAGTGAGCTTTTCGGCTCGCTCGGCGCGACCGGGTTCGGGCACGGCAGCGACAAGGCCGTGCTGCTCGGGCTGTCCGGGGAGCGTCCGGAGGAGATCGACACCGACACCGTGCCCGGCAAGATCGCGGCGATCCGCGAATCCTGCCGGTTGAAGGTGCGCGGCGAGCACGAGATCGTGTTCACCGAGGACACCGACCTGACCATGCACCGGCGGAAGTCGTTGCCTGCGCACCCGAACGGGATGATCTTCCGCGCGTTCGACGCCGACGGGAAGGTGCTGCGCGAGCGCACCTACTACTCCGTCGGCGGCGGGTTCGTCCGCGACGAGTCCTACGAGACCGACACCGTCGTCGTCGAGGACTCGACGAAGCTGGAGTTCCCGTTCCGCACCGGCGCGGACCTGCTGAAGCATTGCGAGGACACCGGGCTGTCCATCAGCGAGGTCATGCTGCGCAACGAACTCGCGTGGCGCACCCGCGAGGAGATCCGCGAAGGGCTGCTGGAGATCTGGCAGGTCATGGTGGAATGCGTGCGCAACGGCTGCGAGCACGAGGGCGTCCTGCCGGGCGGCCTGAAGGTTCCGCGTCGCGCCAAGGCGTTGCACGAGAAGCTGCTCGCCGAGGACGGCGTCGGCGATCCGTTGTACGCGATGGACTGGGTGAGCCTGTACGCGCTGGCGGTCAACGAGGAGAACGCCGCGGGTGGCCGCGTCGTCACCGCGCCGACCAACGGCGCGGCGGGGATCATCCCGGCCGTTCTGCACTACTACCAGCGGTTCATCCGGGGCTCGTCGGACGACGGCATCGTGACGTTCATGCTCACCGCGGGCGCGATCGGCTCGATCCTCAAGCAGACGGGGTCGATCTCGGGCGCCGAGGTCGGTTGCCAGGGTGAGGTCGGTTCGGCCAGCGCCATGGCCGCCGCCGGGCTCACCGAGGTCCTCGGCGGTTCACCCGCGCAGGTGGAGAACGCCGCCGAGATCGGCGTCGAGCACCACCTGGGGCTCACCTGTGACCCGGTCGGCGGGCTGGTGCAGATCCCGTGCATCGAACGCAACGCCGTCGGCGCGTCGAAGGCGATCCACGCGGCGCGGATGGCGATGCGCGGCGACGGCTCGCACGTCGTGACGCTGGACAAGGCGATCAAGACGATGCGCGAGACCGGTGCCGACATGAGCGTCAAGTACAAGGAGACCGCGCGCGGCGGCCTCGCCGTGAACGTCATCGAGTGCTGA
- a CDS encoding FadR/GntR family transcriptional regulator: MESSTVANAGDALFRPVRAGNAFEETVERLLQAIRLGVVGAGERLPSERELAERLGVSRVTLREAIRALSDAGYVESRRGRYGGTFVNDVLPDPPAADGRKVDNATLEDALGLRHVLETGAAEMAASRSLSPADRQHLTSTLAEAAAADVGDYRRKDSRLHLAIAEVTASGSLTTAMADARMRVNQLLDMIPLLEPNLEHSNAQHEAIVDAILAGDSEAARRAMTEHVEGTASLLRAFLA, from the coding sequence GTGGAGTCGAGCACGGTCGCGAACGCGGGTGACGCGCTGTTCCGCCCGGTGCGCGCGGGCAACGCCTTCGAGGAGACCGTCGAAAGGCTGCTCCAGGCGATCCGGCTGGGCGTGGTGGGCGCGGGGGAGCGGCTGCCCTCGGAACGCGAGCTCGCCGAGCGGCTCGGGGTCAGCCGGGTGACGCTGCGCGAGGCCATCCGCGCGCTGTCCGACGCGGGCTACGTCGAGTCGCGGCGGGGACGGTACGGCGGCACGTTCGTCAACGACGTCCTGCCCGACCCGCCCGCCGCCGACGGCCGGAAGGTCGACAACGCCACGCTGGAGGACGCGCTCGGCCTCCGGCACGTCCTGGAGACCGGCGCCGCCGAAATGGCGGCCTCGCGTTCGCTCAGCCCGGCCGACCGGCAGCATCTGACCAGCACGCTCGCCGAGGCCGCGGCGGCCGACGTCGGCGATTACCGGCGCAAGGATTCGCGGCTGCATCTGGCGATCGCCGAGGTCACCGCGTCCGGCTCGCTGACCACGGCGATGGCCGACGCGCGGATGCGGGTCAACCAGCTGCTCGACATGATCCCGCTGCTGGAACCGAACCTGGAGCATTCCAACGCCCAGCACGAGGCCATCGTCGACGCGATCCTCGCCGGGGACTCCGAGGCGGCCCGCCGGGCGATGACGGAACACGTCGAAGGGACCGCGTCACTGCTTCGCGCGTTCCTCGCTTGA